In bacterium, one DNA window encodes the following:
- a CDS encoding RNA polymerase sigma factor: MEKITGGDHQAFRQLYEHYAPAIYRLCLRFLDNQSEAEDAVQDIFVKIHHSLSGFKGHSKLATWIYRISVNHCLNLKRKRRLAYFMSLEFLDALNPSPADSAPDPQQALEKDESEKFVRQAIQKLPKRQRLALLLSRYEGKSYQEIAEVMSCSVPAVESCLHHAKKNLAAALKKYLEK; this comes from the coding sequence ATGGAAAAAATAACAGGCGGAGATCACCAGGCGTTTCGGCAGCTCTACGAGCACTATGCGCCCGCCATCTACCGCCTGTGTCTGCGCTTTCTCGACAATCAGAGCGAAGCAGAGGATGCGGTGCAGGACATCTTTGTCAAAATTCACCACTCTCTCTCCGGCTTTAAGGGCCACAGCAAACTCGCCACCTGGATCTACCGCATCAGCGTCAACCATTGCCTGAACCTTAAACGGAAACGCCGTCTAGCCTATTTTATGAGCCTGGAGTTTCTCGACGCACTCAATCCATCGCCCGCGGATTCAGCTCCCGATCCGCAGCAGGCTTTGGAAAAAGATGAAAGTGAAAAATTCGTCCGACAAGCCATTCAAAAGCTGCCCAAGCGGCAGCGGCTGGCCCTTCTTCTCAGCCGCTATGAAGGGAAAAGCTATCAGGAGATCGCCGAGGTGATGTCGTGCTCCGTGCCGGCGGTGGAATCCTGCCTCCATCACGCCAAAAAGAACTTGGCCGCAGCGCTGAAAAAATATCTGGAAAAATGA
- a CDS encoding periplasmic heavy metal sensor, whose translation MKKSFLIALILLSVVNLSALATLVYHRLECCKPVRPCAEHPQTCVGLLQKTLELTEAQQREFLRQQNVYSQQTDHLAAQLYDCRMSLSRCLLHASTDTVQLQALLCRMDSLQNLLHRRVVHHLLQQKNHLSPRQQEKFFSMILKQCTLNAKSCCPSSIEPFTKENEP comes from the coding sequence GTGAAAAAGAGTTTTCTAATCGCACTGATTCTCCTGAGCGTGGTCAACCTTTCCGCTCTGGCCACGTTAGTCTATCATCGTCTCGAGTGCTGCAAACCGGTCAGACCATGCGCAGAGCATCCGCAAACCTGCGTCGGCCTGCTGCAGAAAACGCTCGAATTGACAGAGGCGCAACAGCGGGAATTCCTGCGTCAGCAAAACGTATACAGCCAACAGACCGATCATTTGGCGGCTCAGTTGTACGACTGCCGCATGTCTCTCAGCCGTTGCCTGTTGCACGCCTCCACGGATACAGTTCAGCTGCAAGCCCTCCTGTGCCGCATGGATTCTCTGCAGAACTTGCTGCACCGGCGGGTGGTGCACCATCTACTGCAACAGAAAAACCATCTGTCTCCACGACAACAGGAAAAATTTTTTTCCATGATTCTCAAACAATGCACTCTGAATGCTAAATCATGTTGCCCCTCATCAATAGAACCATTCACAAAGGAGAATGAACCATGA
- a CDS encoding bifunctional folylpolyglutamate synthase/dihydrofolate synthase, giving the protein MTYNEAKAYLFGLERFGWQLGLERMQALMADLGNPHYALRSVHVAGTNGKGSVCAMIASALSCSGARTGLYTSPHLLKAEERIRIDGVEIAEAEFVALINELQPLFDKHQCTFFEALTAMAFVHFQRQRVDAAVIEVGLGGRLDATNVLQPLLAVITQIDFDHTDQLGRTLEEIAAEKAGIIKPGTPCVAGPLPQTAARVIYSKGGIVPARRNCRVSSLIMTPNGSYFTLTVSGKTLDLTLPLAGPHQVANACVAAQACLSLHMDPAAVIRGLSEVQWPGRFQRLCDAPLTIVDVSHNLSGIRRVRWMVNHFYPEKRVNLVMGVLKDKDYSAMVHWLPKRLQRVFAVSPASSRALPADQLAVLIRTAPAQSCSSVAEAVEAAWSQTGPDEMICILGSHYLAAEALAATKRLTK; this is encoded by the coding sequence ATGACGTATAACGAGGCAAAGGCGTATCTGTTCGGCCTGGAACGGTTCGGATGGCAACTGGGATTGGAGCGCATGCAGGCTTTGATGGCCGACCTGGGAAATCCCCATTACGCCTTGCGCAGCGTGCATGTAGCCGGGACCAACGGCAAGGGCTCGGTGTGCGCCATGATCGCCTCAGCGCTGTCCTGCAGCGGCGCCAGGACCGGGCTGTACACCTCCCCGCATCTGCTGAAAGCGGAGGAGCGCATTCGCATCGACGGCGTTGAGATCGCGGAGGCTGAATTCGTTGCGCTGATCAACGAACTGCAGCCGCTTTTCGACAAACACCAATGCACTTTTTTTGAAGCGTTGACCGCCATGGCGTTTGTCCACTTTCAACGCCAGCGGGTCGATGCGGCGGTGATCGAAGTAGGCCTGGGCGGCAGGCTGGATGCCACCAATGTGCTGCAGCCGCTGCTCGCTGTGATCACTCAGATCGATTTCGACCACACCGATCAACTCGGGCGGACGCTGGAAGAGATTGCGGCGGAGAAAGCCGGAATCATCAAGCCCGGCACGCCCTGTGTGGCCGGACCGCTTCCGCAAACCGCAGCCCGGGTCATCTATTCAAAGGGCGGCATCGTTCCGGCGCGCCGGAACTGCCGCGTCTCCAGCCTGATAATGACGCCCAACGGCTCTTATTTCACCTTGACCGTCTCCGGAAAGACACTGGACCTGACCCTGCCCCTTGCTGGGCCGCATCAGGTGGCCAACGCTTGTGTGGCGGCGCAGGCGTGTCTGAGCCTGCACATGGATCCGGCGGCAGTGATCCGCGGCCTGAGCGAGGTGCAGTGGCCGGGCCGGTTTCAGCGCTTGTGCGACGCCCCTCTGACGATCGTCGATGTCAGCCACAACCTCTCAGGGATTCGACGGGTTCGCTGGATGGTCAACCATTTTTATCCGGAAAAACGCGTCAACCTGGTCATGGGCGTGCTTAAAGACAAAGATTACTCTGCCATGGTGCACTGGCTGCCGAAACGGCTGCAGCGGGTTTTCGCCGTATCCCCTGCCTCCTCCCGGGCTTTGCCGGCCGATCAGTTGGCCGTTTTGATCAGGACTGCGCCGGCGCAGAGCTGCAGCTCTGTGGCTGAGGCGGTGGAGGCTGCCTGGAGCCAGACCGGCCCGGACGAAATGATCTGCATCCTCGGATCTCATTACCTGGCCGCAGAGGCGTTGGCTGCAACAAAACGCTTGACAAAATAA
- the ugpC gene encoding sn-glycerol-3-phosphate ABC transporter ATP-binding protein UgpC, translated as MASVELKQVSKLFDNSVKAVDAVDIFIEDKEFVVLVGPSGCGKSTTLRMIAGLEEITSGEIKIGDKVVNQVAPKDRDIAMVFQNYALYPHMTVYENMAFGLKLRKYSKQEIETRVREAAEILSINGLLQRKPKELSGGQRQRVAVGRAIVRKPQVFLFDEPLSNLDAKLRIQMRTEISKLHSRLETTMIYVTHDQVEAMTMGDRIVVMRDGRIQQIDTPLNLYHRPQNQFVAGFIGSPAMNFIDGELIRENGLCFKTAHWTLPVAEGEHLQALAAHIGQPVIMGIRPEDLAAAADAAGASTLTCKVDVVEPMGNETFIYLNTGADTLVARMSLAALPAVFSDFAVQIDMNKAHFFDKKTEQVIR; from the coding sequence TTGGCAAGCGTTGAACTGAAGCAAGTGAGCAAGCTCTTTGATAACAGCGTCAAAGCCGTGGACGCAGTGGATATTTTCATTGAGGATAAAGAATTTGTCGTTCTCGTTGGGCCCTCGGGCTGCGGCAAATCGACCACGCTGCGCATGATAGCCGGGCTGGAAGAGATCACCTCCGGCGAAATCAAAATCGGTGATAAAGTCGTCAATCAGGTTGCTCCCAAAGACCGGGATATCGCCATGGTTTTTCAGAACTATGCGCTGTATCCCCACATGACGGTGTATGAGAACATGGCGTTCGGTCTCAAGCTGCGCAAGTATTCCAAGCAGGAGATCGAAACACGCGTTCGCGAAGCGGCGGAGATTTTAAGCATCAACGGCCTGTTGCAGCGTAAACCCAAGGAGCTATCCGGCGGCCAGCGGCAACGCGTGGCGGTCGGCCGAGCGATTGTGCGCAAGCCGCAGGTTTTTCTTTTTGATGAACCCCTCTCCAATCTGGATGCCAAACTGCGTATTCAAATGCGCACAGAGATCTCCAAACTGCACTCCAGACTGGAAACCACCATGATTTATGTCACCCATGACCAAGTGGAAGCCATGACCATGGGCGATCGCATCGTGGTCATGCGTGATGGGCGCATTCAGCAGATCGACACACCGCTCAATCTCTACCACCGGCCGCAGAATCAGTTTGTCGCCGGCTTTATCGGCAGCCCGGCGATGAATTTCATCGACGGCGAACTGATAAGGGAAAACGGGCTGTGCTTCAAGACCGCCCACTGGACCTTGCCTGTAGCCGAAGGCGAGCACCTGCAAGCGCTGGCTGCCCATATCGGTCAACCGGTGATCATGGGCATTCGACCGGAGGATCTGGCGGCTGCAGCGGACGCCGCCGGCGCCAGTACACTGACCTGCAAGGTTGATGTCGTCGAACCCATGGGCAATGAGACGTTCATCTATCTGAATACCGGCGCCGACACCCTCGTAGCCCGAATGTCACTGGCTGCCTTGCCGGCGGTTTTTTCCGATTTCGCTGTGCAGATCGACATGAATAAAGCTCACTTTTTCGATAAAAAAACGGAACAGGTCATCCGCTGA
- a CDS encoding transcription termination factor Rho produces MDIAELKGKKIAELNQLAQDLGVSGCTGLRKSELIFKILEEQTKKEGLIFAEGVLEVLPDGYGFLRSPDFNYLPGPDDIYVSPSQIKRFGLRTGDTVSGQIRPPKENERFFALLKVEAVNFENPEEAKSKILFDNLTPLYPNQRFNLETTSTELSMRIMNLLTPLGKGQRGLIVAQPKTGKTMLLQKIANAITTNHPEVKLIVLLIDERPEEVTDMERSVKAEVISSTFDEPAERHVQVSDMVLEKAKRLTEYGQDVCILLDSITRLARAHNAVVPHSGKILSGGVDANALHRPKRFFGAARNIEEGGSLTIIATALIDTGSRMDEVIFEEFKGTGNMELVLDRRLSDRRIYPAIDVNRSSTRKEELLLDEKELNRVWILRKLLAELNTVEAMEFLLNKIHGTRSNKSFLESMSM; encoded by the coding sequence ATGGACATCGCAGAATTAAAAGGCAAAAAAATTGCCGAGCTCAACCAGCTTGCGCAGGATTTAGGCGTTTCCGGCTGCACCGGTTTGCGTAAATCAGAATTGATCTTTAAAATCCTGGAAGAACAAACCAAGAAGGAAGGCTTGATCTTTGCCGAGGGGGTGCTCGAAGTTCTGCCGGATGGCTATGGGTTTCTTCGTTCGCCCGATTTCAACTATCTACCCGGACCGGACGACATCTATGTGTCGCCTTCGCAGATCAAGCGCTTCGGCCTACGCACCGGCGACACCGTCTCCGGTCAGATCCGGCCGCCCAAGGAAAACGAAAGGTTCTTCGCCCTGCTGAAAGTAGAGGCCGTCAATTTTGAGAATCCCGAAGAAGCCAAATCAAAAATCCTCTTCGACAATCTGACGCCGCTCTATCCCAACCAACGCTTCAACCTGGAAACCACCAGCACCGAACTCTCTATGCGCATCATGAACCTGCTCACCCCGCTGGGCAAAGGCCAACGCGGTCTGATCGTGGCGCAGCCCAAGACCGGTAAAACCATGCTGCTGCAGAAAATCGCCAACGCCATCACCACCAATCATCCCGAAGTGAAGCTGATCGTACTGTTGATCGATGAGCGTCCGGAAGAGGTGACTGACATGGAGAGGTCGGTCAAGGCAGAGGTGATCAGTTCGACCTTCGACGAGCCGGCCGAGCGTCACGTTCAAGTGTCGGATATGGTACTGGAAAAGGCGAAACGGCTGACCGAGTATGGACAGGATGTCTGCATCCTGTTGGACAGCATCACCCGTCTGGCGCGCGCCCACAACGCCGTGGTGCCGCATTCCGGCAAGATCCTCTCCGGCGGCGTGGATGCCAACGCTCTGCACCGGCCGAAACGGTTCTTCGGCGCTGCGCGCAACATCGAGGAGGGCGGCAGCCTGACCATCATCGCCACCGCGCTGATTGACACGGGCAGTCGAATGGATGAGGTTATTTTTGAAGAATTTAAGGGTACAGGCAACATGGAGCTGGTTCTGGATCGCCGGCTATCAGACCGCCGCATCTACCCGGCCATCGACGTCAACCGCTCCAGCACCCGCAAGGAAGAGCTGCTGCTCGACGAAAAAGAGCTTAACCGGGTTTGGATACTGCGCAAGCTGTTGGCTGAGTTGAACACCGTGGAAGCCATGGAGTTCCTGCTCAACAAGATCCACGGCACCCGGTCCAACAAAAGCTTCCTCGAATCGATGAGCATGTAA
- the rpmE gene encoding 50S ribosomal protein L31, translating into MKPGIHPAYNVSTITCACGATFKTRSTIGDLHLEICSSCHPFFTGKQKFIDTAGRVEKFRKKYGKQAPAEPKA; encoded by the coding sequence GTGAAACCGGGCATTCACCCTGCTTATAATGTAAGCACCATCACCTGTGCGTGCGGCGCCACGTTCAAGACGCGGTCCACGATCGGTGATCTGCATTTGGAAATTTGCTCCAGCTGCCATCCGTTTTTCACCGGCAAGCAAAAATTCATCGACACGGCCGGTCGCGTGGAAAAATTCCGCAAGAAATACGGCAAACAGGCGCCCGCGGAACCCAAGGCTTAG
- a CDS encoding DUF1385 domain-containing protein, which translates to MQEESLAVGGQAVIEGVMMRGPNGIAIAVRRPDGEIVLKNDPFQPVTKRIKWLNIPIVRGAILLIETMYVGMKALTFSSDIALAEEKKKSGATDKPRSERRDKFEMALTVILALALGMAFFFYLPLVITGLFGFDSGFWFNLVDGLIRLIFFLAYIYLISRWKEIRRVFEYHGAEHKSIFAYENQKELVVDSARPFTTLHPRCGTSFLLIVMVVSILVFMFLGKPETVGERLMRLAFVPLIGGLSYELIKLSAKAYRYRFFRLFLLPGLWLQKITTIEPDDQQLEVAMVALKCALGQDPTVGPSKVVLVS; encoded by the coding sequence ATGCAAGAAGAAAGTCTGGCCGTGGGCGGACAGGCGGTGATCGAAGGCGTGATGATGCGCGGGCCCAACGGCATCGCCATCGCCGTGCGCCGTCCGGATGGAGAGATCGTTCTGAAAAATGACCCCTTTCAGCCCGTCACCAAACGGATCAAATGGCTCAATATCCCCATCGTGCGTGGCGCCATTCTCCTCATCGAAACCATGTATGTGGGCATGAAGGCGCTCACCTTTTCCAGCGATATCGCCCTGGCAGAAGAGAAAAAGAAAAGCGGCGCAACAGACAAGCCGCGCAGTGAACGGCGGGATAAATTCGAAATGGCCCTGACGGTGATCTTGGCCTTGGCGCTGGGGATGGCGTTTTTTTTCTATCTGCCGTTGGTCATCACCGGGCTGTTCGGTTTCGACTCCGGCTTTTGGTTCAACTTGGTGGACGGCCTCATCCGCCTCATCTTTTTTCTCGCCTATATCTATCTGATTTCGCGTTGGAAAGAAATCCGCCGCGTGTTCGAGTACCACGGTGCTGAACATAAATCCATTTTTGCCTATGAGAACCAGAAAGAGCTGGTGGTGGACAGCGCACGGCCGTTCACCACTCTGCACCCGCGTTGCGGCACCAGCTTTCTGCTCATCGTCATGGTGGTCAGCATCCTGGTGTTCATGTTCCTCGGCAAACCCGAGACCGTCGGTGAGCGGTTGATGCGCCTGGCCTTTGTTCCGCTGATCGGCGGCCTTTCCTATGAATTGATCAAGCTGTCCGCCAAAGCCTATCGATACCGGTTTTTCCGCCTGTTTCTGCTGCCCGGTCTGTGGCTGCAAAAGATCACCACGATTGAACCGGACGATCAGCAGCTGGAGGTGGCGATGGTGGCGCTGAAATGCGCCCTTGGACAGGATCCGACGGTGGGGCCGTCCAAAGTGGTGCTGGTTTCCTGA
- the prfA gene encoding peptide chain release factor 1, with product MIEQLEKIVQRHQELTKKLSDPETLNKPALFRDLAKESADLAETVRLYYDYKKWRSDLENDKTIIQNETDADLVELAKAEMAELETKIALVEEQLKTMLIPKDPQDSRNAVVEIRAGTGGDEAGLFAGDLFRMYQHYAEKNGWKLEVLSSNPQGIGGFREVIFSLTGKDVFGKIKFEGGVHRVQRVPATEANGRIHTSAATVAVLPEAEEIDVDIDPNDLRIDVFRSSGPGGQSVNTTDSAVRVTHLPTGMVVSCQDEKSQHKNKAKALKVLRARLYDKAMEEERAKLTAQRRSMVSTGDRSAKIRTYNFPQNRVTDHRIGLTLYQLDQVLQGKIDEFVEQLQLTERAERLEAMKE from the coding sequence TTGATCGAACAGTTGGAAAAGATCGTGCAACGGCACCAGGAGCTGACGAAAAAACTCAGCGATCCGGAGACCCTGAACAAGCCGGCGCTGTTTCGCGATTTGGCTAAAGAGTCCGCCGACTTGGCTGAAACCGTGCGGCTTTACTACGACTATAAAAAATGGCGTTCCGATCTGGAAAACGATAAAACCATTATTCAAAACGAAACGGATGCGGATCTGGTGGAGCTGGCCAAGGCCGAGATGGCGGAGCTGGAGACGAAAATCGCCCTAGTGGAAGAACAACTTAAAACCATGCTCATCCCCAAGGACCCGCAGGACAGCCGCAACGCGGTGGTGGAAATACGCGCCGGCACCGGCGGCGATGAGGCCGGCCTCTTTGCCGGCGATCTGTTCCGCATGTATCAGCATTACGCTGAGAAAAACGGCTGGAAATTGGAGGTGCTCTCCTCCAACCCTCAGGGGATCGGCGGTTTTCGCGAGGTGATTTTTTCCCTGACCGGCAAGGACGTGTTCGGAAAGATCAAATTTGAAGGCGGCGTGCACCGGGTGCAGCGTGTGCCGGCCACAGAGGCCAACGGCCGCATTCACACCTCTGCCGCCACGGTGGCCGTGCTGCCCGAGGCGGAAGAGATCGACGTCGACATCGATCCCAACGACCTGCGCATCGACGTCTTTCGCTCGTCCGGACCCGGCGGCCAGAGCGTCAACACCACCGATTCGGCGGTGCGGGTGACCCACCTGCCTACGGGCATGGTGGTCTCGTGTCAGGACGAAAAATCGCAGCACAAGAATAAAGCCAAAGCGCTTAAAGTGCTGCGCGCCCGCCTGTACGACAAAGCCATGGAAGAGGAGCGCGCCAAACTCACGGCGCAACGCCGCTCCATGGTCAGCACTGGCGACCGCAGCGCAAAAATTCGCACCTATAACTTTCCGCAAAACCGGGTGACCGACCACCGCATCGGTCTGACCCTCTACCAGCTGGATCAGGTGCTGCAGGGCAAGATCGATGAATTCGTCGAACAGCTGCAGCTCACTGAACGTGCCGAACGGCTGGAAGCCATGAAAGAATAA
- the prmC gene encoding peptide chain release factor N(5)-glutamine methyltransferase has translation MAEERRRWTVLDLLKWTADYLEEKNFDHARLNAERLLGHVLHWRRVDLYLQFDRPLSADELTAFKRLLKRRLNHEPLQYIIGESEFFSLSFLVGPGVLIPRPETELLVEKTIEFARPSAGRRILDLGTGSGCIAVSLAVHLPQAQIVAIDQSAKALKLAQANARRNGVADRIEFVSWDFTSPTSPFTAAFDVVVANPPYIRQSDYERLPKEIKNFEPPEALLAGKDGLDGYRAIQRRLAEWLNPGGRAFLEIGADQAEEILRLFPQATLLSDLAGRHRLAIIEQR, from the coding sequence ATGGCAGAAGAGAGACGGCGCTGGACGGTCCTCGATCTGTTGAAATGGACCGCGGATTATCTGGAAGAGAAAAATTTCGACCACGCCCGTCTGAACGCAGAACGCCTGTTAGGCCATGTACTCCACTGGCGCCGCGTAGACCTCTACCTTCAATTTGACCGGCCTCTTTCCGCCGACGAACTGACCGCCTTTAAACGCCTTCTCAAAAGACGTCTGAACCACGAACCCCTGCAATATATTATTGGCGAAAGCGAATTTTTTTCTTTATCTTTTCTGGTCGGCCCGGGCGTGCTGATCCCGAGGCCGGAAACCGAACTGCTGGTGGAAAAGACGATCGAATTCGCCCGCCCCTCCGCCGGCCGCCGCATTCTGGACCTGGGCACAGGTTCCGGCTGCATCGCGGTCAGCCTGGCCGTGCATCTGCCGCAGGCGCAAATCGTCGCCATCGACCAATCCGCTAAAGCCCTGAAGCTGGCACAAGCAAATGCCCGACGCAACGGCGTAGCGGACCGCATCGAATTCGTATCCTGGGATTTCACCAGCCCCACGTCGCCGTTTACCGCCGCCTTTGACGTCGTGGTGGCCAATCCGCCGTATATCCGCCAGAGCGACTATGAGCGGTTGCCGAAGGAGATTAAAAACTTTGAGCCTCCGGAGGCGCTGCTCGCTGGCAAGGATGGGCTGGACGGGTATCGCGCCATTCAACGCCGGCTGGCCGAATGGCTGAACCCAGGCGGCCGGGCTTTTCTCGAGATCGGAGCAGACCAGGCGGAAGAGATTCTTCGCCTCTTTCCCCAGGCCACGCTTCTCTCCGATCTGGCCGGCCGTCACCGCCTGGCGATCATCGAACAGAGATAA